The genomic window GGGACTCGTCCGGGAACGTCTCGAAGGTCACCGGCGTGACGCCACCGACCGGGTACTTGAAGACGCGGGCGAACACCCTCGGCGCCGCGTCGGCGGCTACGGCGGGCACCGCGGAGCCGAACGAGGCGGCCAGCACAGTCGCAGTGACGAACCCGGTCCACCGGAACGCGATTCCCAAGACATCCCCCATGATCGCTTCGACGGCAGCCTATATCAGCTCGGCCGGGGCGGATGAGAGAGCGGTGTCCGGTACTCGTGGATACCATTCGGGGGTTGTTTGTCCCGCTGATGGTGCAGGAGTCGTGTGAGCTTCGAGGACGGGTCGGCGTTGCCTGCTGCGGATCGACTGTCGGCGCTGGCGCGGACGGAGCTGACGGCGTCGCCGGATCCGGCGTTCGATCGGTTCGCGGGACTGGTGCGCACGGTGTTGCGGGTGCCGGTGGTGCTGGTCAGCCTGGTGGAAGCCGGGCGGCAGGTGTTTCCCGGAGCGTGTGGGCTGGGTGAGCCCTGGGGGCAACGGCGGCAGACTCCGTTGTCGCATTCGTTCTGTCAGCATGTGGTGGTCAGCGCGGCGCCGTTGATCGTCGAGGACGCCCGTACCGATCCGCGGGTGGCCGGTAATCTGGCGATCACCGATCTGAACGTCGTCGGGTACGCCGGGATGCCGTTGACGGACACGACGGGGCAGGTTCTCGGATCGTTGTGTGCGATCGACACCGCCCCGCGGCGGTGGACCGAGGACGAGCTGGCTCTGCTGGCGGACTTCGCGGCGGCGTGTTCGGACATGCTGCGGCTGCGGATCGCCAACAGTCTGTTGCACCAGCGGGAGGAGCAGGCCACCGCGTTGCGGGCGTCGGCGATCGCGGCGTCCGAGCGGACCCGGCTGTTGTTGCGTGCCAGCGTCGAGCTGGCGGACACCGGTACCGCCGATGATGTGGTGAGCGTGGTGCGGCAGCTGGTCACCGGCACCCTGAACCCGTCCTACGTCGGGGTGTCGTTGCTCGATGACACCGGCCGGGTGTCGCTGCAGTCGGGATTGTCGCTGCCGTCGAGGGTCGCCGAGCGGTGGGATCTGTACGCGGGTACGACGGTCACCCCGTCGGCGGCGGCCGCTCGCAGTGGGGTGCCGGTGCTGCTACCCGACCTGGCGGCGGTCTACGAGGTGACGCCGGAGGCGGCGGTCACGTTCGAGGAGATGGGCTGGCAGTCCGCGGCGAGTGTGCCGCTGCCCGGGCCGGCGGGGCCGGTGGGCGCGCTGACGTTCGTCTGGGACAAGCCGTACACCCTCGACGCGGCCGAGCAGGCGGTCCTGGCGGCGCTGGCCGGTTACGTGGCGCAGGCGTTGCGGCGTGCCGACTACCTGTTCTCGCGGGAGAACGTGGCGATGGTGTTGCAGAAGGCGTTGTTGCCGGATCTGCCGGATGCGGCTCCGTTCGAGTTGGCCGCCCGGTACGAGCCGGCGGCCCGTGGGGAGCATGTCGGCGGCGACTGGTACGACGCGGTCCGCCTGCACGATCAGCATCTGGCACTGGTCGTCGGGGACGTCAGCGGGCACGACATGCGTGCCGCGGCCCGGATGGGCCGGCTGCGCA from Actinoplanes derwentensis includes these protein-coding regions:
- a CDS encoding SpoIIE family protein phosphatase codes for the protein MSFEDGSALPAADRLSALARTELTASPDPAFDRFAGLVRTVLRVPVVLVSLVEAGRQVFPGACGLGEPWGQRRQTPLSHSFCQHVVVSAAPLIVEDARTDPRVAGNLAITDLNVVGYAGMPLTDTTGQVLGSLCAIDTAPRRWTEDELALLADFAAACSDMLRLRIANSLLHQREEQATALRASAIAASERTRLLLRASVELADTGTADDVVSVVRQLVTGTLNPSYVGVSLLDDTGRVSLQSGLSLPSRVAERWDLYAGTTVTPSAAAARSGVPVLLPDLAAVYEVTPEAAVTFEEMGWQSAASVPLPGPAGPVGALTFVWDKPYTLDAAEQAVLAALAGYVAQALRRADYLFSRENVAMVLQKALLPDLPDAAPFELAARYEPAARGEHVGGDWYDAVRLHDQHLALVVGDVSGHDMRAAARMGRLRSKLRLLLVDRRESPSALLHRLDTASQALGDRITATAVLAYLNTDPSGHGHQLHWSNAGHPSPLLITGAGASVLDGRDPLLGLRSTAARTSHTRHLPPGSTVLFYTDGLIETRRDALDERERRLHESAAAYARAPLTELLDHLYTAFAGDDHEDDVAMIAVRTPDSRD